The BD1-7 clade bacterium region TCTGTATAAGATTCGGCTCGACCACCCCGCTCTGCGATCAAAACATCATTGATGCGAATGCTAACGTTCTCAACAGCCAGGCTTTCAACTCCTGCTCGACCAACCGCCGCAAGGATACGCCCCCAGTTTGGATCAGACGCGTACAGTGCGGTTTTCACCAACGGCGATTCAGCAACGGTATATGCCACCATTTCGGCTTCGGATTCAGAAGCTGCACCAGTGACTTCAACAGCAACAAATTTGTTGGCGCCTTCTGCGTCGCGCACGATCAATTGAGCAAGCTCGGTGTAGATACCTGTCAGTACCGTCTGAAATTGAAGCCGTTCTTCTGCGGTAAGCGTATCAACATCAACACCACTGCGCCCAGTGGCAACAATAACGGCAGAGTCGTTAGTTGATGTATCTCCATCAATGGTAANCCGATTGAAAGACAACCTGTTTGCCTCATTTAACATTGATTGCAACAACTCCGACGAGACACCAGCATCAGTGCCCACATAAGACAACATTGTTGCCATGTTAGGCTTAATCATGCCTGCGCCTTTCGACAATCCACAAATACGTACTGTTTTTCCGGCAATCGAGATCTCACGTATTGCGCCCTTTGGGCGTGTGTCAGTGGTCATGATAGCGCTGCCTGCGTCAGCCCAACGATTCTTACCTAGGCCTTTCAATGCATCATCAAGACTGGCGACGATCTTTGCCGACGGCAACGGCTCGCCAATCACGCCAGTCGAGAAAGGTAAAATAGTGTCGGCAGCAACGCCTGTTTTTTCAGCTAATGCATCAATGCACGCCTGAGTAGCCTCAAAACCTGCCTGCCCAGTGCCTGCATTGGCATTACCCGTATTAACCAACCAATAGCGTGGCGCGGTTGCTGCCAGATTCGCCTTGGCGATGTGTACAGGGGCTGCGCAGAATGCGTTGCGCGTAAAAACACCTGCACAGGTTGAACCTTCAGCAATCTCAAACACGGTAACATCCGCTCGCTCAGTCTGCTTGACGCCAGCATTGGCCGTACCGATACGGATCCCATCAATCGCAAAAAAAGCCGGTAGTGGTGCATCCCCAACAGCCATATTTTTTCTCCAGAAAACCTTAAAATAAAAAACCCGATAACTTGAAAAGGTATCGGGCATGTTTTATTGAATATGTAGATTCAGAAAATGTCTGAATTATTCAAGCGCCCCGTGGCATTGCTTGTATTTTTTGCCCGAGCCACAAGGACACGGCTCGTTACGGCCAACTTTTCGCCCTTCTCGCACAAACGGCTGAGCTGGCTCTGCTGTTGGCGCCTCGCCTTCAGGCGGCTGCTCCGGTGCTGCTGCCAACGCAGAGGCATCAGCATGAGTCGTGCGAGCAGCTGCCTGCTCTCTCTCATGCTCTAAACGACTTTGCTCTTCTGCGGCGGCAATCTCTTCTTCCGTTTGAATCTGAACACGCGCTAAGAAGCGAGTCACATCGTATTTAACACTTTCAAGCATCTGCTCAAAGAGCTCAAAGGACTCACGCTTGTATTCTTGTTTCGGGTTTTTACCGGCATAACCGCGTAAATGGATGCCTTGACGCAAGTGATCCATGGTGGCCAGATGCTCTTTCCAAAGACCATCTAAAACCTGCAGCATGACATGCTTTTCAAAGCGGTGGCGCTGATCGCCAACGGCGTCCATTTTATGATTGTAAGAGAATGCAAATGCTTCTTCGATACGCTCCTGTAGCGCCGACTCATTCATCTTGTCGTCTTCTTCCAACCACTTGGCAACCGGCAGAGAAAGGCCAAACTCACTCTCTAGAGTTTGCTCAAGCCCAGGGACATCCCACATTTCTTCAAGACTTTGTGGTGGGATATGCGCTGCAAATACACCTGCGGCGACGTCTTTTCGAATAGTTTCAATAACGCCGGTCAGACTATCCGCAGTAAGAATATCTTCACGTTGACGGTATACAACCTGACGCTGGTCGTTAGCAACATCATCGAATTCAAGCAACGATTTACGAATATCGAAGTTACGCCCTTCAACTTTGCGCTGTGCTTTCTCGATTGCATTACTCACCATGCGATGCTCAATAGCTTCGCCACGCTCCATGCCCAGTGCTTGCATAATGTTGCGTACACGATCTGATGCAAAGATACGCATCAAATCATCTTCAAGCGACAAGTAGAAACGTGTGACACCCGGATCACCTTGACGACCAGCACGACCACGCAGCTGGTTATCGATACGACGGCTTTCATGACGTTCAGTACCTAGAATATGCAAACCACCGGCATTCAGTACCTGCTCATGACGCAGCTTCCACGCTTCAGTAGCCTCATGCCGAGCGGCATCTGAGTCCATCGATGCTATCTCTGCTTCTAAGTTACCACCCAACACGATGTCAGTACCACGACCGGCCATATTGGTAGCAATCGTTACCGCACCCGGACGACCGGCTTGCGCAACAATTTCAGCTTCTTGCTCGTGGAATTTGGCATTCAGTACTTTATGCTCAATACCTTCCTGCTTCAGCATCGCTGACATGCGCTCTGACGTTTCGATCGAGGCAGTACCCACCAAGACCGGGGCTCCTTTATCACGATATTCGACGATGTCTTTAGCGATAGCTTCGAATTTCTCTTCCACTGTCATATAGACAACGTCGTTGAGATCCTGACGCTCAATCGGCTTGTTAGTCGGAATAACAACGACATCCAGCCCATAAATTTGGTGAAATTCAGCCGCTTCGGTATCCGCTGTACCAGTCATACCGGCGAGCTTTTCAAACAGGCGGAAGTAATTTTGGAAGGTTGTAGAAGCCAACGTCTGACTTTCGCTTTGAATCGCAACACCTTCTTTGGCTTCAATCGCCTGATGTAACCCTTCAGAAAGACGACGTCCCTCCATCGTACGACCAGTGTGCTCATCAACCAGCACAATTTGGTTATTCTGAACGATATAATCAACATCTCGGCTGAAAAGCACATGGGCTTTCAATGCCGTCTGCACATGGTGTAACAGCTTAAGATTTGCCGCGGAATAGAGATTATCACCTTCATTCAGCAACTTCTCTTGCAGTAGGAAACCTTCGATGAAGTCGTGACCTTCTTCGGTCAAATCACTCGTACGAGTTTTCTCATCCAGCGTGTAGTGACCCTCACCCACATGCTGCTCGCCATTTTTCTCGATAACCTCCGCCTCTTTCAACGAAGGAATCACTCGATTGATCGCGGTGTAGAGCGCTGAGCTGTCTTCTGCAGCACCAGAGATAATCAACGGTGTGCGGGCTTCATCAATAAGAATGGAGTCAACTTCATCGACAATCGCGAAAAATTTGTCGCGCTGAACACGCTCCTCTAGCGTAAAGGCCATGTTGTCACGCAGATAATCAAAACCAAACTCATTGTTGGTTCCGTAGGTGATATCAGCTTCGTAAGCGGCTTTTTTGCTGGCTGGATCCATACCAGATACAACAGAGCCGACCGACAAACCGAGGAATTCATAGAGAGGACGCATCCAATTGGCATCACGAGAAGCCAAATAGTCATTCACGGTAACAACATAAACACCACGGCCCGTGAGCGCGTTCAAATAGACAGGCAAAGTGGCAACAAGCGTTTTACCTTCACCGGTACGCATCTCCGAAATCCGACCGCTGTGCAAGGTCATACCACCGAGCATCTGCACATCAAAGTGCCGCATCCCCAATGAACGAAGACCAGCTTCTCGGGCAACAGCAAAAGCTTCAGGCAAGATTTCATCCAGAGACTCACCCGCCTCTAAACGTGCTTTCAGCTCGGGCGTTTTCGCCTGTAGCTGCTCATCGCTGAGTGCATTTAATTCTTCTTCAAAGCCATTGATAACCGCGACCGTTTTGCGCATACGCTTAACTTCGCGGTCGTTACTGGTACCAAAAACCTTTTTTACAATGTTCGTTAACATGGAACCTATCCAGCTGTGTATTTCCTGCCATTCGCGGTGGTAGGAGTGTATCAGAATGTCCCTGATAAAACAGAGTCGGCGGCATATTTGCCCTGTTCGACATATATGACACCGTATATTGAGTTTTCAAGGGCCAGAGCGGAACAAAAACACACTCATAACCCACATCAGGACGATTTATGCCGATGAGCATGATATCCATGCCGGATTCATCGGTTCCAAGAAGAAAGACGGGGTATCGGAAGATTTGAAGCGCACTAGCCAGTGCGTTCAGAACGCTTTGCGATAAATATACCTGCGGGGGTTTACTTGCTTACCGTTTTTCAATACTTCGAAATGTACATGAGGGCCAGTCGAGCGGCCGCTGCTGCCCATTTCAGCAATCTGCTGACCTTTGGTGACAACGTCACCCAGTTTTACCAAGTTTTTGCGATTATGCCCGTATCGTGTTGCATATCCATTACCGTGATCAATTTCGACCATATCGCCATAGCCGTAACGCTCTCCGGACCACACAACAACGCCGGAAGCCACGGCGAGAATCGGTGAATCCCAATCGCCGGCAAAATCTACTCCCTTATGCCACGCAACCCGACCATGAAACGGATCAATTCGCTTGCCAAACTTTGAAGAAAGCCAACCGGAAGTGACCGGCTTACCCGCCAGATACTGTTCTTTATGAATGTTTTCATCCAGCAACAGGTTTTGCAACGACACCAGCTCTTGCTGGCGGTAACGCAATTTTTGCTCAAGGTTTTTATAGGTATCGGTTAGCAGGCTTTCAGAGACACTCTCAGGCTCAATGAGAGATTGTGGCGCAACATCCACTTCAGGAATCGCTAACGCACCCTCACCTGTCATATCTTCAACTGGTGGTAAAGCTGTCGTATGCACCAATGCCAGATCTTCTTCTGCAGGGCCGCCAATGGCTGGAAGGGAATAAAAATCAAATTCATCCGCAATCTGAGCTGTATCAGCTAGACGACCACCCAGTGCTTCAACACGTGAAATGCGTGCTTCCATCATACCGGCGCGCTTGGCTTGCTCGATCATGACCCGTTCAACATAGGTATAATAACTATCAAGATCGTATTGTTGAGCCAGTAAATCTTGCTGGATGCCATCCAATTGAGCGCGGGTTTCTTCGATACGGTTTCCGCGTTCGACAACCACCCAAGTGAGAGTTAGAAGGCATAGGACCAGCGCGGCCAAGCCCGCAAGAAAGACGTGTATCCAGCGGCGGTCGAAATCATAGCTCTTTGACTGACTGAGCTCGCTGTCAATGACAATGAGTTTCATAAGCGTTTCAACAACAAAAAGGCGACTATGTAGAGTCGCCTTTCTTATTTACTGCACAGTGTTGCGCACTCAGGCGAACACAAGGCCACTTAAACAGCCACAATGGCCGACGAATAAGAGATAGGCGCTTCACCTTCTTCGTAAGTTACCATTTCCCAGGCATCCTCACGACGGATCAGCTCGCGCAATACCGCATTGTTAAGCGCGTGCCCAGACTTGTACGCCTTAAATTCACCAATTAGGCTGTTACCCAACAAGTATAGATCACCAATGGCATCGAGTACTTTGTGCTTAACAAATTCATCTTCGTAGCGTAAACCGTCTTCATTGAGAATACGGTAATCATCAACAACAATGGCGTTATCTACACTACCCCCACGAGCCAGGCCCTTAGAGCGCAAATACTCGAATTCATGCATGAATCCGAAGGTTCTGGCACGGGAGATTTCTTTCACGAAAGACGTGGTTGAGAAGTCTATTGCAGCATCGGCCNTGCGGCCGTGAAAAACAGGATGGTCAAAGTCGATCTCAAACGAGACT contains the following coding sequences:
- the argJ gene encoding Arginine biosynthesis bifunctional protein ArgJ; translated protein: MAVGDAPLPAFFAIDGIRIGTANAGVKQTERADVTVFEIAEGSTCAGVFTRNAFCAAPVHIAKANLAATAPRYWLVNTGNANAGTGQAGFEATQACIDALAEKTGVAADTILPFSTGVIGEPLPSAKIVASLDDALKGLGKNRWADAGSAIMTTDTRPKGAIREISIAGKTVRICGLSKGAGMIKPNMATMLSYVGTDAGVSSELLQSMLNEANRLSFNRXTIDGDTSTNDSAVIVATGRSGVDVDTLTAEERLQFQTVLTGIYTELAQLIVRDAEGANKFVAVEVTGAASESEAEMVAYTVAESPLVKTALYASDPNWGRILAAVGRAGVESLAVENVSIRINDVLIAERGGRAESYTEEAGVEALTPADLLINIDLERGSDKATVWTSDLSHEYVTINAEYRT
- the secA gene encoding Protein translocase subunit SecA, which translates into the protein MLTNIVKKVFGTSNDREVKRMRKTVAVINGFEEELNALSDEQLQAKTPELKARLEAGESLDEILPEAFAVAREAGLRSLGMRHFDVQMLGGMTLHSGRISEMRTGEGKTLVATLPVYLNALTGRGVYVVTVNDYLASRDANWMRPLYEFLGLSVGSVVSGMDPASKKAAYEADITYGTNNEFGFDYLRDNMAFTLEERVQRDKFFAIVDEVDSILIDEARTPLIISGAAEDSSALYTAINRVIPSLKEAEVIEKNGEQHVGEGHYTLDEKTRTSDLTEEGHDFIEGFLLQEKLLNEGDNLYSAANLKLLHHVQTALKAHVLFSRDVDYIVQNNQIVLVDEHTGRTMEGRRLSEGLHQAIEAKEGVAIQSESQTLASTTFQNYFRLFEKLAGMTGTADTEAAEFHQIYGLDVVVIPTNKPIERQDLNDVVYMTVEEKFEAIAKDIVEYRDKGAPVLVGTASIETSERMSAMLKQEGIEHKVLNAKFHEQEAEIVAQAGRPGAVTIATNMAGRGTDIVLGGNLEAEIASMDSDAARHEATEAWKLRHEQVLNAGGLHILGTERHESRRIDNQLRGRAGRQGDPGVTRFYLSLEDDLMRIFASDRVRNIMQALGMERGEAIEHRMVSNAIEKAQRKVEGRNFDIRKSLLEFDDVANDQRQVVYRQREDILTADSLTGVIETIRKDVAAGVFAAHIPPQSLEEMWDVPGLEQTLESEFGLSLPVAKWLEEDDKMNESALQERIEEAFAFSYNHKMDAVGDQRHRFEKHVMLQVLDGLWKEHLATMDHLRQGIHLRGYAGKNPKQEYKRESFELFEQMLESVKYDVTRFLARVQIQTEEEIAAAEEQSRLEHEREQAAARTTHADASALAAAPEQPPEGEAPTAEPAQPFVREGRKVGRNEPCPCGSGKKYKQCHGALE
- the mepM_3 gene encoding Murein DD-endopeptidase MepM, producing the protein MKLIVIDSELSQSKSYDFDRRWIHVFLAGLAALVLCLLTLTWVVVERGNRIEETRAQLDGIQQDLLAQQYDLDSYYTYVERVMIEQAKRAGMMEARISRVEALGGRLADTAQIADEFDFYSLPAIGGPAEEDLALVHTTALPPVEDMTGEGALAIPEVDVAPQSLIEPESVSESLLTDTYKNLEQKLRYRQQELVSLQNLLLDENIHKEQYLAGKPVTSGWLSSKFGKRIDPFHGRVAWHKGVDFAGDWDSPILAVASGVVVWSGERYGYGDMVEIDHGNGYATRYGHNRKNLVKLGDVVTKGQQIAEMGSSGRSTGPHVHFEVLKNGKQVNPRRYIYRKAF